Part of the Virgibacillus natechei genome is shown below.
AATTTCGCCTTTTTTTAAATCAATGACATCATTAAGTTCAGATGTTAAATTCTCAAACGCATACAGGACATGTTTCGCATTTGTTAAAAGGGCTTGGCCTGCATCCGTTAGATCCAATTGATTAGCCCCTCTATAAAAAAGCGGAGCACCGAGCTCGGTCTCCAGGTTTTTAATTGTTTTGCTTAATGATGGCTGGGAAATATGAAGGATGGATGCTGCTCTTGTAAAGTTCAACTGCTTCGCAACTTCTGCAAAATATTCAATCTGCCTTATGTCCATGATAGGCACCCTCTCAAGCCAATAATGTGTAATTGTGCCTTATTATACTACAAGGTATAGCCAAAAGGAATAACGTTCATGCAAAAAATGTATTTATGTTTCTAAGCTACTCTGTAATAGAATAGGAGTAGAATGAAGGAAGTGGAGGTATGACGAATGGTGGATTACGTGAAAAAGGGCAGTATTCAGGTTGCAAAAGAGCTTTATGACTTCGTTAATTTGGAGGCACTACCGGAAACAGGTCTTGACATCGAAACGTTTTGGGCGGATTTTGGGAAGCTTGTCTCCGATTTGGCTCCGAAAAATAAAGATTTGTTAGTGAAACGCGATGAATTTCAAAAGCAAATTGATGCTTGGCATAAAGAAAACAATGTATTTGATTATCATGAGTACAAGGCATTTTTGGAGCGCATTGGCTATTTAGAGCCTCAGGTAGAAGATTTTAGCATTACAACAGAAAATATTGACGACGTCATTACACGTCAAGCTGGGCCACAGCTTGTTGTACCGATTGATAATTCGCGCTATACGATCAATGCTGCTAACGCACGCTGGGGCTCACTTTATGATGCATTATACGGAACGGATGCAATTAGTGAAGAAGGCGGCGCCGAGAAGAAAGATTCATACAACCCTGTACGCGGCGACAAAGTCATTGCATTTGCAAAAAACTTCCTTGATGAACATGCACCGCTTAAGGTTTCATCACATACAGAAGCAAAAAAATATACAATCGTTAAGGGGAAATTAGAAGTCGTACTTAAAAACGGCGACACAACGGAGCTTAATGATGCTTCTAAATTTTCCGGCTACCAGGGGCAAGCGGAAGAGCCCAGTGCTGTCTTGCTGAAAAATAACGGCTTACATTTTGAAATTCAATTCGATCGAAATCATTCGATTGGAAAAACGGACGAAGCGGGCGTGAAGGATATTTACTTAGAGTCTGCAACTTCCTCCATTATGGACTGTGAAGATTCCATTGCAGCTGTAGACGCCGAGGATAAAACCCTCGTATACCGCAACTGGCTAGGCCTGAACAGAGGGGATTTAACATCTGTATTCACAAAAGGCGGAAAAGGTGTGACACGTACATTAAACCCTGACCGCACTTACACAGGCCCGAACGGCGAAGAAGTCATACTATCCGGTCGTGTGCTTATGTTTATCCGTAATGTTGGTCACTTAATGACAAACAATGCGATTCTGGATGAAAGTGGACAGGAAGTTCCTGAGGGTATGATGGATGGTGTGTTTACAAGCTTGATGGCTAAACACGGTCTCCTAGGAAACGGCCCATTGCAAAATTCGAAGGAAGGTTCTGTTTATATTGTTAAGCCGAAAATGCATGGTTCAAAAGAAGCTGCTTTCGCAAATGAATTATTTAACCGTGTAGAAGATATGCTTGATATGAAGCGCAATACACTCAAAATAGGGTTAATGGATGAAGAACGCCGTACCAGCTTGAATTTGAAAAATAGTATTCATGAGGTAAAAGAAAGAATTGTTTTCATTAATACAGGCTTCTTAGACCGTACAGGTGATGAAATCCATACATCAATGGAAGCAGGCCCAATGATCCGTAAAGGTGAAATGAAATCATCCACTTGGCTGAATGCCTATGAGAAAAATAACGTACGTGTTGGCTTAGCTGCTGGTTTAAAAGGGAAAGCGCAAATAGGTAAAGGAATGTGGGCTATGCCAGATTTGATGGATGCTATGCTTAAGCAAAAGAGAGGGCATTTACAGGCAGGTGGGAACACAGCTTGGGTTCCATCACCAACGGCAGCGACATTGCATGCCCTTCACTACCATGAAATTGATGTAAGAAAAGTACAAGTGGAGCTAGCAAAGGAAGTAAAAGATTACCGTGATGAAATTTTGCAAATTCCAGTAGTAGAAAATCCAATCTGGTCAGCAGAGGAAATACAGGAGGAGCTTGATAACAGTGCACAGACATTGCTTGGATACGTTGTTCGTTGGGTCGATCATGGTATCGGCTGTTCCAAAGTTCCTGATATTAACAATGTTGCGCTTATGGAAGACCGGGCAACATTGCGCATTTCCAGCCAAATGATTACAAACTGGCTGCACCATGATATTTGTACAGAGGAGCAAACATTAAATACGTTGAAGCGCATGGCCAAAATTGTTGACGAACAAAATGCAGGAGATGCATTATACCGTCCAATGACGCCTAACTTCGATGAATCGATCGCATTCCAAGCGGCTTGCGACCTTGTATTTAAAGGAAAAGATCAACCAAGTGGCTACACGGAGCCAATTCTTCACCGTCGTCGTCTTGAAGCGAAAGAAAGTAAGCATGTTATAGAATAGAGATAGGGGGAGGTGATTATATCACCCTCCATAGGAGTCGGTAGGGGAATGTTGCTTTAGAAGGTATTCAGTCCGATACCGCACCTATAAATAATGACGTAATAATATTTCAAATGGGCTTGCTATATTGACATTTTCACGTATATAAGGTATATAATAGTTAACAGAACTCACCACGCCTCTCACAGAAGCGGACACGGTGGGTCTTTTTTATTTCTAGGGGGAATTTGGGATGGAAAAAGATATCCATATAAAAAAGCCGACTACATTTTCTGAACAAATTGAATTAATTAAATTGAGAAATCTTAAAATGGAAGATTCTGCATTTGTGGAAGAAACGTTGAAGAGAATTAATTATTACAGACTCTCTTCATACTATGCTCATCATTAAAAAAGATAATGTATTGAAGGTACAACATCTAATTAGTTATTAGCTATACATGAGGTGGAAAAGTCAAATAAAACTTAAAATAAGAATATCGTTTTCCAACTTGCAATAGGCAAGAGTAGTATTGCGCCACCAGCCATTGGTGCGATCATTGACGCAACAGCATTGATGACCATTAAAAGCGAGAAAAATTTCGTAAGCTCTTTGCCGCTAAACACATCACGTACAACGGCACGAGAAAGAACAACCCCTGCAGCGGCGGTGAAACCCTATAAAAAACGTGCTGCAATCAATATTGTAATGTTTGGTGCAAATGCGCAAAGAAGAGACGATGGCAAGGACAGATAATTCAATCAAAGGTCCAATACCAAGGCCAGAGCAATGAGAGGCTGATCCGGGAATGCTGTTCCAGCTATAGCCACTTCAACTGGTGAGTTTCTGGCAACAATCGTCAAATTTAAACTAACCGAATCTTCATAAGAAAACTTTAAAAACCTACTAACCAGACACCCTATCACATAATTAATAACAAAAAACAGCAAAATTGGTATCATTAAAATGTAAATGACTCCTACGTTTTCAAGTAAGTAAGAACCTTGGGAAGCAAACATTGCCATAATGGTCAATGCTAAAAGAAAATCTGAGCATTTGCGAAAAAGGGAATAACTTTGTTGATTAAAACAGAATCTTTTCTTCTAAATAGGTATCGTGTAAGGTGCGCAAGTATGAAAGGAATAACCAACACAATCAAGACACTCTCTATAAGCGTTGTTATAGCTATCGTTTCAATGGTTCCAACAAAAAGTACTACATATACTGGCAGAAGCACTACTTGTAGAATTAAATTAATCGGTAAAATCGATACATTTCCTTTTGCTATGCCAGTAAACACGTGATACCAATCTGTACAGGGTGTCACCATAAGCATGATAAAACCAATCCATAAAGCTGAATGATCAGATAATAATACGGCTCCTAAGCCCCAAGCTAACAATGGTGTCCATATAAAATTAATGATGGTTGCTGGATCCGAGGAATTTAATATTGGAAAGAAGAGCCTTATTTAATCGTTGCAAGGGGATCGTTAAAAATAGTCCATATAGCATCATGAATAGAAACGGAATAACGAGAGTCTCCGCATATTGTTCAATTAGGTCTACTTGTCCTAATGAAAGACCTTAACCAACAGCAAATAGTATGATGAAAGCTTGTAGTTTCTCTATTGTTCCCATAAATGAATCTCTTTTCTCTTGAAAATTAGTTGTTTACACCTAACCTCCTACAGACGAGTATAATACAATCCATTAATTATTGCTTTTAAGAGGATGTTCAAAAAGGTTCGGAAACAACGACCTTTTGCTAAAACCGCCCAAATCCTGTGGGCAACGCAGAAGTAACCACAACACGCGTAAACTCGTTGGCTTGCTTTTCTGTTGTGTTTAATAACGGTACAAATAAAAATCCGAATCGTATCTGATTCGGTAAGGTTTCACTATATAATTAATGCACACGTTCCATATCCCTATCCTTTGCCTCACGCTTTATACAGCAAAAGAATTCACGAGGTAGCGCTCAATAAAGTCAGCTAAGCCGTCGGATTCATGATGCCCTGTAACAAAATCAGCTGCGTTTTTGACCGTTGAATCAGCGTTGGCCATGGCGACTCCAGTTCCGGAATTACGAAGCATTTGTATATCGTTTGGACCATCTCCTACTGTGATTACTTCGGATGGGTCTATTTCATAAGCTCGAAGTAATGTTATAATGGCTGACCATTTTGAAACCCCATGAGCGACCAGTTCAAATCCATCACTCCAATCAATAACAGCTGCTTCTTCTTTAAACAAATTCGACAGTTGCGAGCTAGGAGCACCTGTCCGAATACTGTATTTTAGCACATCCTGATAATCCACATTTCTCAAATTCCCTATATAACATGGCGGGACTCTGCCTTCTCTTGTCCATTCAGCTATTTCTGTAGTCATCCGGTTGCAATATAGGCCAGTAGCAGTGTGTACAAAAACGTTGTAGGAACTTTCTTCAGTTACTTGGTGAAATCGTTCCTCATCCAACATGACTGGTTTAATCTGAATCGCTCTTCCTGTTCGGCCATCATGAATGGAGGCTCCGTTTAAACAAATCATCGGTGTTTGCAATTTAAGCGCTCTGTGGTAAGGGGCTGTTATTTCGTATTGACGCCCGGTCGCAAGAAAAACCTTAATCCCTTGATTGATAAGCCTATCAATCGCTTCTGCATTACGCTGGGAAATCTCGTTCGAAGATGTTAGCAGTGTTCCGTCCATGTCAATAAATATCGCACGTGTATTCATTTTTATTTTTCCTCCTTTTCTTTGATACATACATTGTATCATCTGAATGTAAAGGCAACGTTAACGGACTGTATTTTTCACATTAAGTTTGTAATCAGGGGATTTTCTCTCTTTTCAGTAGTTTTTATCAGGTGGCAATTTGGGACCCGTGGTTAATAGTGTAATGCTAAACTTCCTAAAATAAGCGGTCAATCCCTTGTTGCAGAAGAATTCCGCGTAGCAGGGTACATATTGAAAGGCCGATATGAGTTAAAAGGTGAAGTCACCATTGTTAAGGATGACCTGGGATTAGCAAAAGGCGAGGTTATCATGGTTAAAGGTGATCTGGAAGTAGTAAAAAAAGAAGTGAAATCTCATAGTCTGCGTTTCAACAACTTAGAAAAGAAATTAGATTTGCTTACGTCGCAGAACAACTCATGCAGCCAAATGCTATCAACTAAAAATAGATAATACGAATGATAAACTAGATGAAAATATTGTGGCAAAATACGAAAGTGATTTTATTACAGAAAAAGTCCATTACCTAGAAAAAAGTTTTCAACTAATACAACAGTAATTCTTTAAATATATAGTAAACCTTGTAATTAGTAGCAGAGAAAATAATTCCCTGCTACTAATTCAAATTATTCCACTTCTGGTTCAGGATAGTCATACCCTTTCGTATCTACTTCGACAGACTCTATTTGTTGATCTTCAAGTGGTTTATCGGAATCATCTCGTTCTGCGTCAACAATGTTATCAACGACATCCATTCCTTCTGTTACTTCTCCAAAAGCAGCATAGTCTGTATCAAGATGTGGGGATTCTTCCGTCATAATGAAAAATTGTGATCCAGCAGAATTGGGATCATTCGTTCTGGACATGGAAAGAATTCCTCGATCATGCTGCAGGTTATTTTCAAATCCGTTTGAACTGAATTCCCCTGCAATAGAGTAGCCTGGTCCACCAGATCCATCACCTTCAGGATCTCCGCCCTGTATCATGAATCCAGGAACAACTCGGTGGAAAATTTGACCATTATAATAGTCATCTTCAATCAATGAAATGAAATTGGTGACTGTATTTGGAGCGATATCCGGATATAACTCAGCGATGATGTCTTCTTCATAATCTGCCATTGAAATGGTGACAATTGGATTTTCTTCAACATCTTCTAAGTATTCTGCTTGCTCACTTACTGAATCCTCTGCTGTCTCCATTTGTTCATCTGTTTGATCATTTTCTGATTGTCCTCCACAAGCAGCCATCATTATCATGAGTAACGCGACCGCCAGAAGTGAAAGTGTTTTGAACTTTTGTAGCATGATAAACCTCCAGTATAAGATTACAATTAATAGTATAGCAGGATAAATGTGCGATTACATTTAATTATGCGTTATCTGGGTTATTACTTTTTTTAAAAATAAAAGCAAAGATAGACCGACACACAAATTATACTTAAGGGTGGCGATGAACTGTACGTAGGTTGTCCCGATTGCATAAACTAGTAAGTATAGGGAAGGAGGTTTGAGATGAAGCCTTGTTGTCATCAAACCAATATACGTCAAATACGTGTTAATCAAATGTCGGGTGGATCATCTATTAATTATGGGGATTCGATTCATAAAGGACTGCAAGCCAATCAAAAGATTAACACCAGCGAATATGTTATTGGAGATGAATTTAGTTTTGCAAGCCCGGAAGAAGAGGAAGAGTAGGTTAGTAATCCCCACCCATTAGTGGGGATTATTCAAAAGAAAAAAACGAGCGTTCGCATAATTGAAACTAAATCTAAATTACGGTGTTAGGAGAGGAGTTGAGACTAGTAACCTCTCCCATTCAGTCATAAGAAGTCAAGCCCCCTTTTTTACATAAGTTTGGGAAACTTGCTTCTCTTTTACAAATAATAATGTAGTAATAAAGAAGGTGATGACTGCAGCGAATGCAAAGAGGCCGAATAGCCCTTGTTCATATAAAGGCTCGAAATATGCCACGTTGATTCCGATGAGAACAACTCCTGCAAATAAAAAGCTGAAACCTTTTACAGCAGTTCCCTTTGTTTGAATACTCCATTTTCCTAGTGTTGTTAAAACAGTAACTAGGATGATAACTGCAATATTGACGGACATTCCAACCCATACTGGGTGGATGTTAAGGAAAAATTGATCAGGTTCCCAACCTCCTAAGTGATACCATAATAACCCGGACACAAACCCGGTAGCAAGAGAGGCAATAACAGCGCTTCGAGTAACGAGCGGCCAGAATAAGGCTGCTACGACAGGGGCGAATGTGGCCGAGTTTCGTATCGTCCAGGCGAACACATTCCACCATGCTGATTGTTCCGTACGAAGGGTACCAAATAGAATCATTAGTCCTGTTAATAGTAAAAGAGACCACTTCGTATATTTCACTAACTGTTCGGGACTTGCTAGTGGAAAGATCGCACTTCCTGTATCTTTTCCTAAGCTAGTGGCACCGGAAAATTGACAAGGTGCTCCCCAGCCAAGCGCACATGCCCATATTCCAAGGAAAAATAAACCTACGAGCGGAGCCGGAAGTACTTCCATTAGGTACAGTGGCAAGGCGACTAAACCAAGGCCTTCATCCGGTACTACGACTGCAGCTGACAGTCCAAATAATATTCCAAAAAATATAAAAGGAAGACTCATTATTTGAGCGATAATTAGACCTTTTTGCCCTTCTTCCGGGGTACGAGCAGATAGGGCCATTTGAAATGCAGCCTGGGCCAGGATGACATTTACAAGAAACGTTCCGAACCATACTAAAATCACTTGAAGACCTGCCCCTCCAAAATCGAACATCTCAGGACGGTCGAATGCGAGCTGCTGTATTCCTGATATACCAGGATTGATAAAAAATGCAATAGCTCCAACAATGAACATCAATGTGAAAACGATCGTATTCATCGATTGTGTAAATGCAATGGCCCACATGCCGCCTGCCTGTAGGTATATAAATAATAAGAGCGCGGTGAATGCGATGGAAACGGATAAAGAAATCCCGGTAAAGACGTGAAAACCGGATGCAAATGCAATGGCAGTTGCAACCGACCACATTGGAAACGCAAATGCGGTAATAGCCCCTGATAAAGCTTTAGCCCCCCGGCCATACCGATCTCCAATTAACCCAGAAACAGTCGTTAACAATTTTTCTCGAAAAGGTTTAATAATTAAAAGCGCTATGATCAGCACTTGAATTGTTTCTGCTACTCCATACCATACCGCAGAAACACCAGTTAAATAAGAAAGTTCAACGATTGATATGTAAGTTGATCCTGAGAATAAACCAGTAATACAGAAGGCTACGGTCCACCATCTGAAGTTTCTTCCACCGACAAAGTACCCATCCCCGTGTGTTGCTTTTCGTTTTGCTCTATTACCTACTATGATTAAGATGAGCGTATAAATTAACGCAAAACTAATTGTCCAAATTCCATATGCTGTCATAACTTGTTCCCTACTCTCCATTTAATATATATATAAATGCTTGGTTAAAAGGCACAGATATATAATCCAACCATACCATCCTGTCCACCTGTCAAATTTCCTTTTAAATAGTAAAAGCCCCTTTCTCTGAAAAGAAAAAGGGGCAACATATCTAGTATTATCCCTTTTATCTTTCAGACATTGTCTGCTGGATTGGGCACCTTGTTATAAGAAAATTATACTTATAATGGTTGCCGCGGGCTCATAGGACCAAGTTCCTCCACCGCTCTCGATAA
Proteins encoded:
- a CDS encoding sodium:solute symporter family protein encodes the protein MTAYGIWTISFALIYTLILIIVGNRAKRKATHGDGYFVGGRNFRWWTVAFCITGLFSGSTYISIVELSYLTGVSAVWYGVAETIQVLIIALLIIKPFREKLLTTVSGLIGDRYGRGAKALSGAITAFAFPMWSVATAIAFASGFHVFTGISLSVSIAFTALLLFIYLQAGGMWAIAFTQSMNTIVFTLMFIVGAIAFFINPGISGIQQLAFDRPEMFDFGGAGLQVILVWFGTFLVNVILAQAAFQMALSARTPEEGQKGLIIAQIMSLPFIFFGILFGLSAAVVVPDEGLGLVALPLYLMEVLPAPLVGLFFLGIWACALGWGAPCQFSGATSLGKDTGSAIFPLASPEQLVKYTKWSLLLLTGLMILFGTLRTEQSAWWNVFAWTIRNSATFAPVVAALFWPLVTRSAVIASLATGFVSGLLWYHLGGWEPDQFFLNIHPVWVGMSVNIAVIILVTVLTTLGKWSIQTKGTAVKGFSFLFAGVVLIGINVAYFEPLYEQGLFGLFAFAAVITFFITTLLFVKEKQVSQTYVKKGA
- a CDS encoding HAD family hydrolase, translated to MNTRAIFIDMDGTLLTSSNEISQRNAEAIDRLINQGIKVFLATGRQYEITAPYHRALKLQTPMICLNGASIHDGRTGRAIQIKPVMLDEERFHQVTEESSYNVFVHTATGLYCNRMTTEIAEWTREGRVPPCYIGNLRNVDYQDVLKYSIRTGAPSSQLSNLFKEEAAVIDWSDGFELVAHGVSKWSAIITLLRAYEIDPSEVITVGDGPNDIQMLRNSGTGVAMANADSTVKNAADFVTGHHESDGLADFIERYLVNSFAV
- a CDS encoding malate synthase G; protein product: MVDYVKKGSIQVAKELYDFVNLEALPETGLDIETFWADFGKLVSDLAPKNKDLLVKRDEFQKQIDAWHKENNVFDYHEYKAFLERIGYLEPQVEDFSITTENIDDVITRQAGPQLVVPIDNSRYTINAANARWGSLYDALYGTDAISEEGGAEKKDSYNPVRGDKVIAFAKNFLDEHAPLKVSSHTEAKKYTIVKGKLEVVLKNGDTTELNDASKFSGYQGQAEEPSAVLLKNNGLHFEIQFDRNHSIGKTDEAGVKDIYLESATSSIMDCEDSIAAVDAEDKTLVYRNWLGLNRGDLTSVFTKGGKGVTRTLNPDRTYTGPNGEEVILSGRVLMFIRNVGHLMTNNAILDESGQEVPEGMMDGVFTSLMAKHGLLGNGPLQNSKEGSVYIVKPKMHGSKEAAFANELFNRVEDMLDMKRNTLKIGLMDEERRTSLNLKNSIHEVKERIVFINTGFLDRTGDEIHTSMEAGPMIRKGEMKSSTWLNAYEKNNVRVGLAAGLKGKAQIGKGMWAMPDLMDAMLKQKRGHLQAGGNTAWVPSPTAATLHALHYHEIDVRKVQVELAKEVKDYRDEILQIPVVENPIWSAEEIQEELDNSAQTLLGYVVRWVDHGIGCSKVPDINNVALMEDRATLRISSQMITNWLHHDICTEEQTLNTLKRMAKIVDEQNAGDALYRPMTPNFDESIAFQAACDLVFKGKDQPSGYTEPILHRRRLEAKESKHVIE
- a CDS encoding peptidylprolyl isomerase, coding for MLQKFKTLSLLAVALLMIMMAACGGQSENDQTDEQMETAEDSVSEQAEYLEDVEENPIVTISMADYEEDIIAELYPDIAPNTVTNFISLIEDDYYNGQIFHRVVPGFMIQGGDPEGDGSGGPGYSIAGEFSSNGFENNLQHDRGILSMSRTNDPNSAGSQFFIMTEESPHLDTDYAAFGEVTEGMDVVDNIVDAERDDSDKPLEDQQIESVEVDTKGYDYPEPEVE